A window of Cohnella herbarum contains these coding sequences:
- a CDS encoding carbohydrate ABC transporter permease, with translation MELTIDKPRKPRKKLKETNGTAVFLFLGPTLLFLAIFFLFPLIATIYLSFHQWDLLGPALDAPFSGWDNYKILMSDGRFLKALTNTFLFVLANLIFMPLLALGIAYLLNEVKVMAWFWRLLFFLPVITSAVAMSLVWQYIFDPTYGPLNELLKAFGLAPQGWIMSTKLSLISVVIVSLWQGIGYHAIIYLAGLQGISEDYYEAAKIDGAGAWRRFLSITIPLLKPTSVFVLVMVAINAFQAFTQFYVMTNGGPMDSSNVLGLYIYQTAFDFLNMGKAASMSVIMFVLVIAFSFVQFKMMRQQEE, from the coding sequence GTGGAATTGACGATAGACAAACCTAGAAAGCCCCGGAAGAAGCTCAAGGAAACGAACGGAACGGCCGTGTTCCTGTTTCTCGGTCCGACCTTGCTCTTCTTGGCCATTTTCTTTCTCTTCCCATTAATCGCAACGATCTATTTGAGCTTTCACCAATGGGACTTGCTCGGTCCTGCTCTAGACGCGCCGTTCTCGGGATGGGACAACTACAAGATTCTGATGAGCGACGGGCGGTTTCTTAAAGCTCTGACCAATACGTTTTTATTCGTTCTGGCCAATTTGATTTTTATGCCGTTGCTAGCGCTCGGAATTGCTTATTTGTTGAACGAGGTCAAAGTCATGGCCTGGTTTTGGCGATTGCTCTTCTTCCTTCCCGTCATTACTTCGGCGGTGGCGATGTCGCTCGTATGGCAATATATTTTCGATCCGACGTACGGTCCGCTGAACGAACTGCTTAAAGCATTCGGACTGGCGCCTCAAGGCTGGATCATGAGTACGAAGCTGTCGCTTATTTCGGTCGTCATCGTGTCCTTGTGGCAAGGAATCGGATACCACGCCATTATTTATTTGGCAGGCTTGCAAGGCATTTCCGAGGACTATTACGAGGCGGCGAAGATCGACGGAGCGGGTGCTTGGAGAAGATTCCTCTCCATCACGATTCCGCTGCTTAAGCCTACATCGGTTTTCGTATTAGTCATGGTGGCGATTAACGCTTTCCAGGCTTTTACCCAATTTTACGTCATGACCAACGGCGGCCCGATGGATTCCAGCAACGTGCTTGGGCTGTACATTTACCAGACGGCATTCGACTTCTTGAACATGGGTAAAGCAGCTTCGATGTCCGTTATTATGTTCGTTCTCGTTATCGCATTCTCGTTCGTTCAATTCAAAATGATGCGGCAGCAGGAAGAATAG
- a CDS encoding carbohydrate ABC transporter permease has product MKPALKQTLICIPLAIFGSFMAFPFIWMLLSSIKSAEEIITVPITWFPGHPQWHNYKDIWSVIPLGNMYVNSLIVTVLIVIGVLLTSSMAGFALAKYRFKGREVVFMLILSTMMIPFFVLFIPLFFIIKEFGWINSYAGLIVPNIVTAFGIFLMRQFTSGIPDEMIQAARIDGASEWRVYWKMILPLQKQALAALAIFSFVYQWDSFLWPLVVVSDEGMNTLPLGINMLRNAYSSQANMNMMMTGSTIIVVPSLLVFVLLQRYFIKGITMTGMKG; this is encoded by the coding sequence ATGAAACCGGCGCTTAAGCAAACCCTGATCTGTATTCCCTTAGCTATATTCGGCAGTTTTATGGCATTTCCGTTTATTTGGATGCTTCTATCCTCCATTAAATCGGCGGAGGAGATCATTACCGTACCGATCACATGGTTTCCCGGTCACCCTCAGTGGCACAACTACAAAGATATTTGGTCGGTTATTCCGCTTGGGAACATGTACGTGAATAGCCTGATTGTAACCGTGCTCATTGTCATCGGGGTGCTTCTTACGAGCTCGATGGCGGGATTCGCTCTGGCGAAATACCGGTTTAAGGGCAGGGAAGTCGTGTTCATGCTTATCCTGTCTACGATGATGATTCCGTTCTTCGTTCTATTCATTCCGCTATTTTTCATTATTAAAGAATTCGGGTGGATTAATTCCTACGCGGGTTTAATCGTGCCGAATATCGTGACGGCTTTCGGTATTTTCCTAATGCGGCAATTTACTTCCGGCATACCGGATGAGATGATACAGGCTGCCCGAATCGACGGGGCTTCAGAGTGGAGAGTGTATTGGAAAATGATTCTCCCTTTGCAGAAGCAGGCGCTTGCCGCTCTGGCCATTTTCTCGTTTGTCTACCAGTGGGACAGCTTCTTGTGGCCGCTAGTCGTCGTCAGCGATGAAGGAATGAATACTCTTCCGCTTGGAATCAACATGTTGCGGAACGCGTATAGCTCGCAAGCCAACATGAACATGATGATGACCGGATCGACGATTATCGTCGTACCTTCGCTGCTCGTGTTCGTCCTGCTGCAACGTTATTTCATCAAAGGAATTACGATGACGGGAATGAAGGGATAA
- a CDS encoding ROK family protein has translation MELYRSGIGIDIGGTKILAALATEQGDIVEEMKLDTAKTRSGLLSQLDDVVGRFTDLAFKRGVGTPQGIGIGFPGKVSEQIVNWVPNLPELNGLDLGTYANERWAIPARLQNDGQLALYGEQWLGAAQRCQNVLMFTLGTGIGGGIMVDGKVLRGVHGTAGSMGWLTMDLNDAGDPEQGWMERMVSGTGINRRASMLSTPLSSRELFDKAAAGDAEAMELVHQIGYCIGGAVGNLASVFDPEVVLIGGGVSLQLDRMMPSIRNAIKRFGSPSTRDVPIAAAKLLEKAGLLGAVRLAFL, from the coding sequence ATGGAACTGTACAGATCGGGTATTGGGATCGACATCGGCGGAACGAAAATATTGGCCGCTCTCGCGACCGAGCAGGGCGACATCGTGGAAGAGATGAAACTCGATACGGCAAAAACGCGCAGCGGCTTGCTCAGCCAGTTGGATGACGTAGTCGGAAGATTTACGGATTTGGCTTTTAAGCGAGGAGTAGGTACTCCCCAGGGGATCGGAATCGGGTTTCCGGGGAAGGTATCGGAGCAAATCGTAAATTGGGTGCCCAATCTTCCCGAGTTAAACGGTTTGGATTTGGGGACGTATGCCAATGAAAGATGGGCAATCCCTGCGCGCTTGCAGAACGATGGACAATTGGCGCTTTACGGCGAACAGTGGCTGGGAGCGGCTCAAAGATGCCAGAACGTGCTTATGTTTACGCTTGGCACCGGGATCGGCGGCGGCATCATGGTGGATGGCAAAGTTCTGAGGGGCGTTCACGGAACGGCGGGTTCCATGGGCTGGCTTACGATGGATTTGAACGATGCGGGCGATCCGGAGCAAGGGTGGATGGAGAGAATGGTTTCCGGCACAGGGATTAACCGGCGCGCTTCCATGCTGTCCACGCCGCTGAGCAGTAGGGAATTGTTCGACAAAGCCGCTGCCGGAGACGCGGAAGCGATGGAGTTGGTTCATCAAATCGGATATTGCATCGGCGGAGCGGTTGGCAATCTGGCGAGCGTATTCGACCCGGAGGTGGTGTTGATCGGAGGCGGGGTTTCGTTGCAGTTGGATCGGATGATGCCTTCCATCCGCAACGCGATCAAACGCTTCGGATCTCCCTCGACTCGGGATGTCCCCATTGCGGCAGCTAAGTTGCTAGAGAAAGCGGGCTTATTAGGTGCCGTAAGATTGGCCTTTCTATAA
- the nagA gene encoding N-acetylglucosamine-6-phosphate deacetylase — MQSEVKGYFLTPDGQVKKGIASISEGKIVRCEFDIDSNQAEREDEGVIVPGFIDVHVHGGGGSDVMDATPEALDKISATHGAKGTTAWLATTVTQSTMNTDRAIDAVVAYMKSDRNGKAGAQVVGIHLEGPFLNPKLRGAHREDFVCLPDKAQFIQWCERAEGTIKMITLAPELEGAEELIREAVRRGIVVSAGHSDATWADMEKATALGVSHVTHLFNAMRPLHHREPGIIAYTLQHSALTADIIVDGIHLHRGIVDLALANKGADKLLLITDAMRAACIGDGEYGIDGFQVTVRNGEARIHDGTLAGSLLTLDEAFRRMVQLHDVSMADASRMASTNPAKLLQLEAIRGSVAEGMKADLVCLRRDGAVSWTMVNGRFVYRSPE; from the coding sequence ATGCAGAGCGAAGTGAAGGGATATTTCTTGACTCCGGATGGACAGGTGAAGAAGGGTATCGCGTCCATCTCGGAAGGGAAGATCGTCCGCTGTGAATTCGATATCGATTCGAATCAGGCGGAGCGGGAAGACGAAGGCGTTATCGTTCCCGGATTTATCGACGTTCATGTCCATGGAGGCGGCGGGTCCGACGTAATGGACGCCACTCCCGAGGCTTTGGATAAAATATCGGCTACTCACGGGGCCAAAGGCACGACGGCCTGGTTAGCGACTACGGTTACGCAATCGACGATGAATACGGATCGCGCGATCGACGCGGTTGTGGCATATATGAAATCCGATCGTAACGGCAAAGCCGGCGCGCAAGTCGTCGGCATTCATTTAGAAGGTCCGTTCCTTAATCCTAAGCTTCGGGGGGCGCATCGCGAAGACTTCGTCTGTTTGCCGGACAAGGCTCAATTCATCCAATGGTGCGAACGAGCGGAAGGCACTATTAAGATGATTACGCTCGCTCCGGAATTGGAAGGGGCGGAAGAGTTGATTCGGGAAGCCGTGCGGCGAGGAATCGTCGTATCCGCCGGTCATAGCGACGCCACTTGGGCGGATATGGAGAAAGCGACGGCTCTCGGAGTATCGCACGTTACGCATTTATTTAACGCGATGCGTCCGCTCCATCATCGAGAGCCTGGAATCATTGCTTATACGTTGCAGCATTCTGCCTTAACGGCGGATATTATCGTAGACGGGATTCACTTGCATCGGGGGATTGTGGATTTGGCATTGGCTAACAAAGGAGCCGATAAGCTGCTCTTGATTACCGATGCGATGCGAGCGGCTTGTATAGGCGACGGCGAATACGGAATCGATGGATTCCAAGTCACGGTTCGCAACGGAGAAGCAAGAATCCATGACGGCACGTTGGCGGGCAGCTTGTTGACCTTGGACGAAGCCTTCCGGCGCATGGTACAGTTGCATGACGTATCCATGGCGGATGCATCGCGAATGGCATCGACTAATCCGGCCAAGCTTCTGCAGCTAGAGGCGATACGAGGCTCGGTCGCCGAGGGGATGAAAGCGGACTTGGTTTGTTTGCGGAGAGACGGGGCGGTAAGTTGGACCATGGTTAACGGGCGATTCGTTTATCGTAGTCCCGAATGA